From the genome of Abditibacteriaceae bacterium, one region includes:
- the cax gene encoding calcium/proton exchanger has protein sequence MSAVEFDRTFRKIMETAAPMKRSPFKPSLDWLLIFVPISILLRFVPGLRNDTALFVCACLAIIPLAGWMGRATEHLAEQVGQGVGGLLNATFGNAAELIIALMALSKGLTGVVKASITGSIIGNILLVLGLSFFAGGLKFSEQKFNRTAARSSATALTLAAIALIIPTIFHLVADDIPVEQGGWTVAKEQSLSLWIAVVLILTYAASLVFSLKTHKALFIGGSHGVADEADAAHGEHWSKKKSIIVLLIATCFVAMISEFLVGAVEAARKDLGLTEVFVGVIVVAIIGNAAEHSSAILMAMRNKMDLAVGIAVGSSLQIALFVAPVLIFASHLMGRPMDLEFTIPEVVAMVLAIGITGQISGDGESNWLEGAQLLSVYIVLGILFYFLPEMHEAAAGAVAGSH, from the coding sequence ATGAGTGCGGTTGAATTCGACCGTACTTTTAGGAAGATCATGGAAACTGCCGCGCCGATGAAACGCAGCCCCTTTAAGCCATCGCTCGATTGGTTGCTGATTTTTGTGCCGATTTCAATTCTGTTGCGCTTTGTGCCGGGATTGAGAAACGACACCGCGCTGTTCGTTTGCGCGTGTCTGGCGATTATTCCGCTTGCGGGTTGGATGGGTCGCGCCACGGAACATCTGGCCGAGCAAGTCGGGCAGGGCGTCGGTGGTTTGCTCAACGCAACATTCGGCAACGCCGCCGAATTGATTATTGCTCTGATGGCGCTTTCAAAAGGCTTGACGGGCGTTGTCAAAGCGTCCATTACCGGCTCGATTATCGGCAACATTTTGCTGGTTCTGGGCTTGAGCTTTTTTGCTGGCGGCTTGAAATTTTCCGAGCAAAAGTTCAATCGTACTGCCGCGCGCTCCAGTGCAACCGCGCTGACGCTTGCGGCGATTGCGCTCATCATCCCGACGATTTTTCATCTTGTTGCCGATGATATTCCTGTTGAGCAGGGCGGCTGGACCGTAGCGAAGGAACAAAGCCTTTCCCTCTGGATTGCCGTGGTGCTGATTCTGACCTACGCGGCGAGTCTAGTTTTCTCGCTGAAAACTCACAAAGCCTTGTTCATTGGCGGCAGCCACGGCGTCGCCGATGAAGCGGACGCGGCGCATGGCGAACATTGGAGCAAGAAGAAGTCGATTATCGTTTTGCTTATCGCAACCTGCTTTGTCGCGATGATTTCCGAATTCCTCGTCGGCGCGGTCGAAGCGGCTCGCAAAGATTTAGGCTTGACCGAAGTATTCGTCGGCGTTATCGTGGTGGCGATTATCGGCAATGCAGCGGAGCATTCATCGGCGATTTTGATGGCGATGCGCAACAAAATGGATTTGGCGGTTGGCATCGCGGTTGGCTCCAGTTTGCAAATCGCGCTTTTCGTCGCGCCGGTTTTGATTTTCGCTTCGCACCTGATGGGCCGCCCTATGGACCTGGAATTTACCATTCCCGAAGTCGTGGCGATGGTGTTGGCCATTGGTATCACCGGCCAGATTTCGGGCGATGGCGAAAGCAACTGGCTCGAAGGCGCGCAATTGCTTTCGGTTTATATCGTGCTCGGCATCTTGTTTTACTTCCTGCCGGAAATGCACGAAGCGGCTGCGGGTGCCGTTGCAGGCAGCCACTGA
- the queF gene encoding preQ(1) synthase: MSLLPTKTIETFANPHPNNSYTIRFQTAEFTALCPLTGQPDFARIEVEYSPAEHCLESKSLKQYLWSFRDEGHFHEDVTNIILNDMVRACSPQWMTVTGHFNIRGGIDFVITARHDSK, from the coding sequence ATGTCTTTGCTTCCGACGAAAACCATCGAAACATTCGCCAACCCGCACCCGAATAATTCCTACACGATTCGCTTTCAAACCGCCGAGTTCACGGCACTGTGCCCGCTTACGGGACAGCCCGATTTCGCGCGTATTGAAGTCGAATATTCGCCTGCGGAACACTGCCTCGAATCGAAGTCGCTCAAGCAGTATCTCTGGAGCTTCCGCGACGAAGGCCATTTTCACGAAGATGTCACCAATATCATCCTCAACGACATGGTGCGCGCGTGCTCGCCCCAGTGGATGACGGTCACCGGCCACTTCAACATTCGCGGTGGCATCGATTTTGTCATCACGGCGCGCCACGATTCCAAATAA
- a CDS encoding NosD domain-containing protein translates to MHFRSFLPTLLTLSLTALATNAYAAPFTVTRNADDGRAGTLRAAIESANTTMGADTIEFNITGPPRIVLDAARGTLNITDSVFINGYSQTGSDENTLVTGATNAVPGIEINGAAIAGSANGFRITNTTDVEIRGLSITGFDGNAIAISDSSDITVAGCFLGLTSAGAVDGNGNGISTNNVDSSLFGGSAIEDKNVISGNTLDGIHLSFGSNANRVRGNLIGTDKAGTTKIPNGRTGVSLDNSDNTLLGGTGTFEGNLLSGNQRGISSLSSDGTQIKRNRIGTDVSGQFDLGNGADGLFFEGGTGILIGDTSSLAGNTIAFNGGDGIELRFANGNQILSNRIGARASGTAVTGAAGSGNADNGVLITFGENNIIGAAGDGNIICANGSDGISVAGNQGTAPSGTQIIGNFIGLDGASNARGNEGNGIRTSGFVDTTTIGSTATNGRNYLSGNGAAGILLSGDPELATSATLINNYIGTNSGGTAAVPNGTDGVRITAANNTLGNNTTAGRNLISGNPGTGVAISSRNNRLLGNLIGTNFDGTTAVPNGDGVSVSGAGATGNLIGNGGATRNIISGNNAPFTGYGIHITGGASGNRVRGCFIGTDVTGTVEIGNKRGIVIEDAAGNAVGAGSGATRNVIAGGEFGILISGTNAKTNTVTGNYVGTDTTGNAALPNEYGIAISDGASGNTIGGDITASPLAGNLVSGNDNYNILISAANGNFVHGNRVGTRADGLAALGTFTTSAGVGVATVSSGNRVGGTVGTRNVIAGNANYGVLVQNLNTRDNRVLSNYIGVGSDGTTAVPNGRSGVAISDGASQNIIGTTAAGEGNRIANNRADGVTVFGVPAGAESFGNSIRGNSIFKNTELGINLHPMGEAANIATPNDETNRDADTGPNSLQNAPVVSVVRNGANVDVTVRLTASPNQSYILDLYRSATADAVAGEGETFVASSAATPANTNGALSVRFSVPAAGGEFFSATATATANSANTKIGDTSEFSRSVRVPALVTLRADYRFVDNLKSSVGAPPDLTQLGTGAFASEAVGTAAPTRVYRFDDNSGLQLAPARPTLGNGTYTLAIIARLDDVTGYNRLVDFTNGKGDSGFYVLNQKLNLFPDGSGSAGSPTVDRNVFYQWVFTREVSGTTRAYVNGVPSFVFSDTNGDAALSADNIMRLFRDDDTIADEASAGAISRLRIWDGALTPAQVGALDGNPRYGAGIVVVAANPLATTEGRTSASFTVRLATQPTTDVSVPIKSSDITEGTVDKATLLFTDANWNIAQTVTVRGVDDTLVDGDVNYQIQLLPANSADPQYANLDKADLAAINRDNDVAPVATGILAWGYNTYGQIGDGTRDHRSRPVRVTAYGTVDTLAAGGGHSLVAQTSTATGARAAGYNAAGQLGDSTQIDRPAPVAVSNVRNIKVLAAGWYHSLALLNDGTVWAWGYNASGELGDGTTQNRAVPVRVQGLTDVVAVAAGTYHSAALKLDGSVWTWGNNFYGQIGDGTNDDRLIPVRVATLSNASAIACGGAHTLAIAGGSVYAWGWNSDGQLGDGTRTDRFKPIVVEGITGASRVAAGYLHSLALVGTGVRAWGDNDLGQLGRATTDDALRPLVSQVSAVSEIAAGGAHSLALRQDKTLWAWGNNAYGGLGDGATANRVTPAPVPGLSNVLKFAGGYAHTLAVGTYAAPAGSLARTSPLSSASASATTERVSLAWITPLSSSAGNAANFIVSINGRAATFSAAYSATSNATTLSIDGGLVAGDTVAVSWRDLKTTGGESVADGSVQTVAR, encoded by the coding sequence ATGCACTTCCGTTCTTTCCTTCCAACACTTCTCACTTTATCCCTTACAGCGCTTGCAACCAATGCATATGCTGCGCCTTTTACCGTAACTCGCAACGCCGATGACGGCCGCGCTGGTACCTTGCGCGCCGCTATCGAAAGCGCCAACACGACGATGGGCGCAGACACTATCGAATTCAACATCACTGGGCCGCCACGCATTGTTTTAGACGCAGCTCGCGGCACGCTCAACATCACCGACTCGGTATTCATCAACGGCTACTCGCAAACAGGTTCGGATGAGAACACGCTTGTCACTGGTGCCACCAATGCAGTTCCGGGCATCGAAATTAACGGTGCGGCAATCGCGGGTAGCGCGAACGGGTTTCGAATCACGAACACCACTGATGTTGAAATTCGCGGTCTCTCCATTACCGGCTTTGACGGTAATGCGATCGCTATCAGCGATTCGAGTGACATTACGGTTGCAGGCTGCTTTCTCGGCCTCACGAGCGCTGGTGCCGTCGATGGCAACGGCAATGGCATTTCAACGAACAATGTCGATTCGTCGCTTTTCGGCGGCTCGGCGATAGAAGATAAAAACGTCATTTCCGGCAACACGCTCGACGGTATTCATCTTTCGTTCGGTTCAAATGCCAATCGGGTGCGTGGCAACCTCATTGGGACGGACAAAGCCGGAACAACCAAAATTCCCAACGGGCGAACCGGCGTCAGCCTCGATAATTCCGACAACACGCTTCTTGGTGGAACAGGCACTTTCGAAGGCAACCTCCTTTCCGGCAACCAACGCGGCATTAGCAGCCTTTCGAGCGACGGAACGCAGATAAAGCGCAATCGCATTGGAACCGACGTTTCAGGCCAATTTGATTTGGGCAATGGCGCCGATGGTTTGTTTTTTGAAGGCGGCACCGGAATCCTCATTGGCGACACGAGTTCGCTTGCCGGTAACACCATCGCATTTAACGGCGGCGACGGCATCGAATTGCGCTTCGCCAACGGCAACCAGATTTTGAGTAATCGCATTGGTGCGCGCGCCAGTGGAACGGCAGTCACCGGAGCCGCGGGAAGTGGTAACGCAGACAACGGCGTACTCATCACGTTCGGCGAAAACAATATTATCGGTGCAGCCGGTGACGGAAATATCATTTGCGCTAATGGCAGCGATGGCATTTCGGTCGCCGGTAACCAGGGGACGGCGCCCAGCGGCACCCAAATCATCGGTAACTTCATCGGTTTGGATGGAGCCAGTAACGCGCGGGGCAACGAAGGGAATGGTATCCGTACTTCGGGCTTTGTCGACACGACAACGATTGGCTCGACGGCGACCAATGGACGCAACTACCTTTCCGGCAATGGCGCTGCCGGTATCCTCCTTTCGGGCGACCCGGAACTGGCTACCAGTGCGACGCTCATCAACAATTACATCGGCACCAATTCCGGCGGCACTGCAGCTGTTCCTAACGGCACCGACGGCGTGCGAATCACGGCGGCCAACAACACGCTCGGCAACAACACGACCGCAGGACGCAACCTAATTTCAGGAAATCCCGGAACAGGCGTCGCTATTTCGAGCCGCAATAATCGGCTTCTCGGCAACCTGATTGGCACCAACTTCGACGGCACAACTGCCGTGCCCAACGGCGATGGTGTTTCTGTTTCGGGCGCGGGCGCAACCGGCAACTTGATCGGCAACGGCGGCGCGACACGCAACATCATTTCGGGCAACAATGCGCCGTTTACCGGCTATGGAATTCATATCACCGGCGGTGCGAGCGGCAATCGCGTGCGCGGTTGTTTCATCGGAACCGATGTGACGGGTACGGTCGAAATCGGCAATAAGCGCGGCATCGTCATTGAAGACGCTGCCGGAAACGCCGTTGGCGCTGGCTCTGGCGCCACACGGAACGTGATTGCAGGTGGCGAATTTGGCATTCTGATTTCGGGAACCAACGCAAAAACCAACACCGTTACCGGCAATTACGTCGGCACCGACACGACCGGCAACGCCGCGCTTCCCAATGAATATGGCATCGCGATTTCCGACGGTGCGAGCGGCAACACGATTGGCGGCGACATCACTGCATCGCCGCTGGCGGGGAACCTCGTTTCGGGCAACGACAACTACAACATTCTCATCAGCGCAGCGAACGGCAATTTCGTTCATGGCAATCGTGTCGGCACGCGCGCCGATGGACTGGCAGCACTTGGCACCTTTACAACATCAGCTGGTGTTGGCGTCGCGACCGTATCGAGTGGCAACCGCGTCGGCGGGACAGTTGGAACGCGCAACGTCATTGCGGGAAATGCGAATTACGGCGTTTTGGTTCAGAATTTAAATACGCGAGACAACCGCGTGTTGAGCAACTACATCGGCGTTGGAAGCGATGGCACAACGGCGGTGCCGAACGGAAGGAGTGGCGTCGCGATTTCCGATGGCGCTTCGCAAAACATCATCGGCACGACTGCAGCCGGTGAAGGAAATCGCATTGCGAACAACCGGGCCGATGGCGTCACCGTTTTTGGCGTTCCAGCGGGTGCTGAATCGTTTGGCAACAGCATTCGCGGCAACAGCATTTTCAAGAACACCGAACTGGGCATCAACCTGCACCCGATGGGCGAGGCCGCGAACATCGCAACTCCCAACGACGAAACAAACCGCGATGCCGACACCGGCCCCAACAGCTTGCAGAACGCGCCGGTTGTTTCCGTTGTGCGGAATGGTGCGAATGTCGATGTCACAGTGCGCTTAACGGCATCGCCGAACCAGTCGTATATCCTCGACCTCTATCGCAGCGCGACTGCCGATGCTGTTGCAGGCGAAGGTGAAACCTTTGTCGCCAGCAGCGCTGCAACGCCGGCGAATACCAACGGGGCGCTTTCGGTCAGGTTCTCGGTTCCCGCAGCAGGCGGCGAGTTCTTTTCTGCCACTGCCACTGCGACCGCGAATTCGGCCAACACTAAAATCGGCGATACAAGCGAGTTTTCGCGGAGCGTGCGCGTGCCGGCCCTTGTAACCTTGCGCGCCGATTATCGCTTTGTCGATAATCTCAAGAGTAGCGTCGGCGCACCGCCCGACCTGACTCAACTCGGCACCGGCGCTTTTGCTTCTGAAGCTGTCGGCACCGCAGCACCGACTCGTGTTTATCGTTTCGACGATAATTCGGGCCTACAACTCGCGCCCGCGAGGCCGACGCTTGGCAATGGCACCTACACCCTGGCGATTATCGCGCGATTGGATGACGTGACGGGCTATAACCGGCTCGTGGATTTCACTAACGGCAAGGGCGACAGCGGATTTTATGTTCTCAATCAGAAACTGAATCTCTTTCCTGATGGGAGCGGCAGCGCCGGCAGCCCAACCGTCGACCGCAATGTGTTTTATCAATGGGTTTTTACGCGTGAGGTTTCGGGAACGACGCGCGCTTACGTCAACGGTGTCCCAAGCTTCGTGTTCAGCGACACCAACGGTGATGCGGCTTTGAGCGCCGATAATATCATGCGCTTATTCCGCGATGATGATACCATCGCGGATGAGGCTTCGGCTGGCGCGATTTCACGTTTACGTATCTGGGACGGCGCGCTCACGCCAGCCCAAGTCGGAGCACTCGACGGCAATCCGCGATATGGTGCGGGAATTGTGGTTGTCGCTGCGAACCCGCTTGCCACAACCGAAGGCAGAACAAGCGCTTCGTTCACTGTGCGCCTCGCCACGCAACCAACCACCGACGTTTCAGTTCCGATTAAGTCGAGCGACATAACCGAAGGGACGGTCGATAAAGCCACTCTTTTGTTCACTGACGCCAATTGGAACATCGCGCAAACCGTGACCGTGCGCGGCGTTGATGACACGCTCGTCGATGGCGATGTGAATTACCAGATTCAACTCTTGCCAGCCAACAGCGCCGATCCACAATACGCCAATCTCGACAAGGCCGATCTTGCTGCCATTAATCGTGACAACGATGTGGCTCCGGTAGCCACCGGCATTCTTGCGTGGGGTTACAACACTTACGGACAAATCGGCGACGGCACGCGCGACCACCGTTCGCGCCCTGTGCGCGTCACGGCCTATGGCACTGTCGATACTCTTGCGGCGGGCGGCGGGCATTCTCTGGTGGCGCAAACTTCGACTGCGACAGGTGCGCGTGCCGCCGGTTACAACGCGGCGGGTCAATTGGGTGATAGCACCCAAATCGACCGTCCTGCGCCGGTTGCGGTCAGCAACGTGCGCAACATCAAAGTTCTGGCGGCAGGCTGGTATCATTCGCTTGCGCTGCTTAACGACGGCACTGTCTGGGCGTGGGGTTACAACGCCAGCGGCGAACTCGGCGACGGCACAACGCAAAACCGCGCGGTTCCGGTGCGCGTACAAGGCTTGACAGACGTCGTCGCAGTTGCGGCGGGAACCTATCATTCGGCAGCGCTCAAACTCGATGGCAGCGTGTGGACGTGGGGCAATAACTTCTACGGTCAAATCGGCGATGGCACCAACGACGACCGCCTCATTCCGGTACGTGTGGCGACGCTATCCAATGCTTCTGCTATCGCGTGCGGCGGCGCGCATACGCTCGCGATTGCCGGTGGGTCGGTTTACGCGTGGGGTTGGAACTCCGATGGACAACTTGGCGACGGCACGCGCACCGACCGCTTCAAGCCCATTGTTGTCGAGGGCATTACAGGAGCATCACGCGTTGCTGCGGGCTATCTTCACAGCCTCGCGCTGGTGGGAACTGGCGTGCGCGCGTGGGGCGACAACGACCTGGGGCAATTGGGCCGCGCCACAACAGATGATGCTTTGCGGCCTCTCGTTTCGCAAGTTTCGGCAGTGTCCGAGATTGCAGCGGGCGGCGCGCACAGCCTCGCGTTGCGCCAAGACAAAACCTTG
- a CDS encoding DNA-3-methyladenine glycosylase, translated as MKFEPLPAAFFAADTVVASQELLGHFLLRKLDGEWCGGEIVETEAYISDDPACHAYVRETPRNRSMWGAAGRAYVYRIYGMHFCFNAVCRETGVAEAALVRAIEPRFGTGAMQKRRAMTGKNLTNGPAKFCQALGIDLALDGADLASPDSPLLLARNPERDKFVAARAPLVTTTRIGITRAADWPLRWYLGGSDYVSRRAPKTAV; from the coding sequence ATGAAATTCGAGCCGTTGCCCGCCGCGTTTTTCGCCGCCGATACCGTTGTTGCGTCGCAGGAACTACTCGGGCATTTTCTGCTGCGTAAGCTCGACGGCGAGTGGTGCGGCGGTGAAATTGTCGAAACCGAAGCGTATATCTCCGACGATCCGGCGTGTCATGCGTATGTGCGCGAAACCCCGCGCAACCGCTCGATGTGGGGCGCGGCGGGTCGCGCTTACGTGTATCGCATTTACGGAATGCACTTTTGCTTCAACGCGGTGTGCCGTGAAACGGGCGTCGCCGAAGCCGCCCTCGTGCGCGCCATCGAGCCGCGCTTTGGCACTGGGGCGATGCAGAAGCGCCGCGCGATGACAGGCAAGAATCTCACAAACGGCCCGGCCAAGTTTTGTCAGGCGCTGGGAATCGATTTGGCTCTGGACGGTGCCGATCTGGCATCACCTGATTCGCCGCTGTTACTGGCGCGCAATCCCGAACGCGATAAATTTGTCGCAGCACGTGCACCGCTGGTCACAACAACGCGCATCGGCATCACGCGCGCGGCGGATTGGCCGTTGCGCTGGTATCTCGGTGGCTCCGATTACGTTTCGCGCCGCGCGCCGAAAACAGCTGTTTAA